From the genome of Stigmatopora nigra isolate UIUO_SnigA chromosome 2, RoL_Snig_1.1, whole genome shotgun sequence:
tggctctttgctagtctgtgagctaaaatttggaaatcgctggtgacagaactgagatattacatctagaactgctttaatcttcattttttttgcaatagactcttctggaattcCTCCTTTCATAGATTAGCAACatcataagaatatttttaaaaatattcatttttttcccactttaaaagtggtgaaattactaaaaaaaggcactcatttacatgtatgtattttgacttttaaattcgttgtatggctcacaagaaataacattggaaaatatgaattgtttgtggctccgACCCCTGACGTACATCATAGAAATAAGCAGTAAAGAGTTCAAATGGACCAActattcttcatattttaaatgtcacAAGTGGACCAGTACACTGTTACAACAATGCAAAGTGTGTGGTAAACACCCCAAAAATTTCCTTGGGTTCAGTAGATTAACGGGGAAATTACTTGTAAATTGAGTTTATTGAATAGGATCAGAATTGATGtaagttgaagaaaaaaaactcaaatctaAAGTTCACCGTGGTCCATCTTCTCCCGATAGAGCCGAATCTTCTCTGGGAGGGTTTGAGTCATAAAGACAAAGCGATCTTTCTTCAGCTGCTGGGCAATGACCTGCTCTTTAGCTGTAATTACCAGGTACTTCTCTTCTTTGCCATAATTAGGCCAGTGAGCAAGGCCATCACCATTTGGTGAcctacacaaaaacaaacaaagtagaTAAACTTTACTTAATGTTTCATACTGTTTGCGTCAAAGGAAATTTGGATTCTTACCCTGTCCGAGCAAAGTTACCCCAATAAGCCATCATTGTTCTACTaagttgttcttcttcttccaggCATGTCTCTGAAACAAAATCTTCATAAAATACTGAACTCTAAGTAAACATATCTATTGAAATACCAAACCAAATCTCACCATTTAGAGTGACGTGGTTTGTTGTAAAGCACATCCCTAAAACTGTAAACAGTTCATCTCCATGGTCAGCCCTAACAAAGCTTGATCTTTTTGCCTTCAAGAAGTGAGGTGGATGCTGATACTCATACAAGTACACGTGGGCACCTGCATCTAGATATAGAAcggtgtatatacatatgttttaacaaaatcacaaaaaaataaatgtgcttGCATTCCGTATATACCTCTGTGCGCATTTGCAGCCTTGATGGCAGGAATATTGAACAACAGATCCCCAAGAAACTCAGTAAAAGCGTCTCTGTTTTTTACACGATCTTTACCATCTCCAAGGTATTCCTCGGCCATCACATCCAGGATAATGGAGTCCTTGgaccaaagaaaataaatgagatgCTCCAGAAAAACTGTTGAATGGTTAAAAAAGAACTATGTGGTAGGAACAAAAGTCTTACATTGTCGATGAAGGGTGAGAATATCGCTAAAACCTGCTCCCGGTCCATTCCTTCAGTCCAGTTTGGAGGAGCCATGAACTAAGAAGAAAGAAgtcatgatatttttttgttagggCCATTTTAGGACTTacagatgggaaaaaaaacctatttGTCATACTTACAGTACCAAGTAACCAACCCCCTTCATGATCATTAACACCAGTCATGAATGGGATTTTTAGAAGTTCATGTTTCTCAAAGAGTTCACCTATTGGTTTTGTTAGGAAGTGTCCATCTGTGGTAATAGTAAGTCTTAGGCTTGGGTCCTGAAGAAATGCAGTTTAGATGAGTCAACAGTTGGAAAAACCTGCAACAGTGTCATGACCTCTGACACCTAAACATGTTTTGAGTTCTATCTAAATCAAATGAATATAGCATACCTGTGCAAAAGTCAGAAAATTTTCAACATCTGCGTTTTTCAAGCAAGCAGCAATCTTCTCTGTGCTTTCAATACTACATCCTGATGCATTTGCAACAATCTGAAAATGGATGACAAGAACCCTTCAATTAAAATTGTGTCATGTTACAAATGTGAAGAAtctcttagattttacaatTACAATGAACCTGTGCTACTGGAAGAGGGTCATTTGAAATGAACACATCCATAGCAGCTGTGCCGCTTTCAGCAATGGCTCGATGAAACAGGCCATTGGATAATGGTGATAGGAGCTGTaataaaattccaaattgtAGCAAGAATAGAGACATCTGGATGAGTGATCTATCATCCGACTGATTCTCACCAACAGGGAAACGCTCACTCCACCAGCAGACTCTCCAAATATGGTTACCGAGGCCGGGTCTCCCCCAAAGTTTTCAATGTGCTTTTGGACCCAGCGTAGAGCTTCAATCTGGTCAAGGAGACCAAAGTTACCAGGCACATGCTCGTCTCTTGtgctaaattaaaaataaaaataaatacaatacatgACCAGTAGAAGTTAAGAAATATTGCTCACATAATCTTAATTAACCTTTGAATTGGGTGAAAAATTCTTTGGTGCTCAAGTCCACAAATCATTTTATATTGAACTCATATCACGCAAAACATGAGATGTCAGTTAAATCCAATGGATCGTTGTACTTTATGAAGTAATGGTACAAAAATGAGAATTTCTGTTGTTGTGTTAACACAATAGCAGCAGTGTTCAAACTACATCTCGCAAGCCAACTCTGGTTTGCTgccaagtttttattggcttaggGCAAATGTTGAGAAATATTGTTAAATGTAGCCCACACAAGCCTTGAATTAAGCAACCTACATTGTACTTCTGAGTCTTAACACTAGATAGAGCTAAAACCTGACAGCAAGTTGAAACAAGTGTAGAaaacttga
Proteins encoded in this window:
- the LOC144184504 gene encoding fatty acyl-CoA hydrolase precursor, medium chain-like; this encodes MEVHGAEKLCFLLAVLYFCVAGARDAPIVKTELGSLKGEYVAVKGKETGVYAYLGVPFAKPPVGPSLRLSPPQKVEGWQGVRDATKQPPMCVQHRQFTIDLMEMIGGMIKELPDISEDCLYLNIYTPANRALDAKLPVMVWIHGGGFTLGSASITDGSAVASYQNVVVVVIQYRLGVLGFISTRDEHVPGNFGLLDQIEALRWVQKHIENFGGDPASVTIFGESAGGVSVSLLLLSPLSNGLFHRAIAESGTAAMDVFISNDPLPVAQIVANASGCSIESTEKIAACLKNADVENFLTFAQDPSLRLTITTDGHFLTKPIGELFEKHELLKIPFMTGVNDHEGGWLLGTFMAPPNWTEGMDREQVLAIFSPFIDNDSIILDVMAEEYLGDGKDRVKNRDAFTEFLGDLLFNIPAIKAANAHRDAGAHVYLYEYQHPPHFLKAKRSSFVRADHGDELFTVLGMCFTTNHVTLNETCLEEEEQLSRTMMAYWGNFARTGSPNGDGLAHWPNYGKEEKYLVITAKEQVIAQQLKKDRFVFMTQTLPEKIRLYREKMDHGEL